A window from Streptomyces sp. NBC_00335 encodes these proteins:
- a CDS encoding DivIVA domain-containing protein — translation MSAPFTTVRGRGYRAEEVDRYLARLSGSRDEAWERVARLTVLAKQMEAEAERLRVEVSGLAPQTYEELGERARRILLLAEEESETLRGDARADALAAAGAAEAHADRVAELARGDAQAVRDQTEVRARQGLLRAGREADDARTAARDDAAAWRAEAQAALADTARRADALLAEREQEHAERWDAAERELAAREAELAAREAELERYAQSRLAEAKRTFAQTQEAARHGQEDAEAKAAELIAEARVREERVGRETERILREHGESQDEMRAHMNHVRSSLAALTGRAPAEG, via the coding sequence ATGAGTGCACCCTTTACGACCGTGCGTGGCCGTGGCTACCGGGCGGAAGAGGTGGACCGGTACCTCGCCCGGCTGTCGGGGAGCCGGGACGAGGCCTGGGAGCGGGTGGCCCGGCTGACCGTGCTGGCCAAGCAGATGGAGGCGGAGGCGGAGCGGCTGCGCGTGGAGGTCTCCGGACTGGCCCCGCAGACGTACGAGGAGCTCGGCGAGCGCGCCCGCCGGATCCTGCTGCTCGCCGAGGAGGAGTCCGAGACGCTACGGGGCGACGCGCGGGCGGACGCGCTGGCGGCGGCGGGCGCCGCCGAGGCGCACGCCGACCGGGTGGCGGAGCTGGCGCGCGGCGACGCGCAGGCGGTGCGGGACCAGACCGAGGTGCGGGCCCGGCAGGGGCTGCTGCGGGCGGGGCGCGAGGCGGACGACGCGCGGACGGCGGCGCGGGACGACGCGGCGGCGTGGCGGGCGGAGGCGCAGGCGGCGCTGGCGGACACGGCCCGCCGGGCGGACGCGCTGCTCGCGGAGCGCGAACAGGAGCACGCGGAGCGGTGGGACGCGGCGGAGCGGGAGTTGGCTGCGCGGGAGGCGGAACTGGCTGCGCGGGAGGCGGAGCTGGAGCGGTACGCGCAGTCGCGGCTGGCGGAGGCGAAGCGGACGTTCGCGCAGACCCAGGAGGCGGCCCGGCACGGGCAGGAGGACGCGGAGGCGAAGGCGGCGGAGCTGATCGCGGAGGCGCGGGTGCGGGAGGAGCGGGTCGGGCGGGAGACGGAGCGGATCCTGCGGGAGCACGGGGAGTCGCAGGACGAGATGCGGGCCCACATGAACCACGTCCGCTCCAGCCTGGCCGCCCTGACGGGCCGGGCTCCGGCGGAGGGTTGA
- a CDS encoding IPT/TIG domain-containing protein has translation MTSALFALALLAALAAPIVLRLMRRPGFVTGRDGRLSTSITLALAWTVILIWLLLATLGYGLTAGGGVDWFQGPEGPLSTLTTVYLPLLGGPYAALIAAKAVVGMRVERGSMAKPAPKGTERRPVHDLISNDGGRTDLVDLQYVALSAVTMLYVVAFFLADVGGGLPKLPAEMWALTGAPAGAYLLNKVAVRGIPVITGVSVTEGLLTVSGGGFGDNPRVEVDGTALPTTVVPDGTLTAPLPATAPPAFEVVVTTHGLRSDPAPHTPPLHGPEPAL, from the coding sequence ATGACGTCCGCACTCTTCGCACTCGCGTTACTCGCCGCCCTGGCGGCCCCGATCGTCCTGCGCCTGATGCGCCGCCCCGGCTTCGTCACCGGCCGCGACGGACGCCTCTCCACCTCGATCACGCTCGCCCTGGCCTGGACGGTGATCCTGATCTGGCTCCTCCTGGCAACCCTCGGCTACGGGCTCACCGCGGGCGGCGGCGTCGACTGGTTCCAGGGCCCCGAGGGCCCCCTGTCCACCCTGACGACCGTCTACCTCCCGCTGCTCGGCGGCCCCTACGCCGCCCTGATCGCGGCGAAGGCGGTGGTCGGCATGCGGGTCGAGCGGGGCTCCATGGCCAAACCGGCGCCGAAGGGCACGGAGCGGCGCCCGGTGCACGACCTGATCTCGAACGACGGCGGGCGGACCGACCTCGTCGACCTGCAGTACGTGGCCCTGAGCGCGGTCACGATGCTGTACGTGGTGGCGTTCTTCCTGGCGGACGTGGGCGGCGGGCTGCCGAAGCTGCCCGCGGAGATGTGGGCGCTGACCGGGGCGCCGGCCGGGGCGTACCTGTTGAACAAGGTGGCGGTGCGGGGCATCCCGGTGATCACCGGAGTCTCCGTGACGGAGGGTCTGCTCACCGTCTCGGGCGGCGGCTTCGGGGACAACCCGCGGGTCGAGGTCGACGGCACGGCCCTCCCGACCACGGTCGTCCCGGACGGGACCCTGACCGCGCCCCTCCCCGCGACGGCGCCGCCCGCCTTCGAGGTGGTGGTCACCACCCACGGCCTCCGCAGCGACCCGGCCCCCCACACCCCGCCACTGCACGGTCCGGAGCCCGCACTGTGA
- a CDS encoding MFS transporter translates to MGSGESTGASTEGSAGGIPGDDPAAGTGTRAASPPGRPRTAVVAALMLTMGLVALDGAVVATAVPQIVGDLGGFAVFSWIFSGYILAGTVTLPVYGKLSDTYGRKPVLLLGISLFLLGSLLCAAAWSMAALIAFRILQGLGGGALQGTVQTLAADLYPLKDRPRIQARMSVVWATSALAGPALGGLIATYTDWRWIFLINLPLAAAALWIIGRHLVEPTRAPGRTGPVDWAGALAVFACGGLLLFALVQGGVAWPWLSAPSLGLFAASVALGVLVVWIERRAEQPILPGWVWRRRTIAAVNLAMAGLGLLMVAPMLFMPTYAQSVLGLGPTGAGLVTSAMTLSWPISAALAQHVYRRIGFRNTAATGVALAALILGSFTLLPYPAPVWQPVLIMLLLGGALGLFQLPLIVGVQSTVGWEERGTTTASVLFCRNVGQSVGAALLGAVANATIADRLAQAPVPGLPATLDDVSRALTHPGLLSPEAGEYLRRAVAAAGDHIFLGATLAAAASALVLLLVAPRRFPVLPEQREG, encoded by the coding sequence ATGGGCTCAGGGGAAAGCACGGGCGCGAGTACCGAGGGCAGCGCCGGCGGCATACCCGGGGACGACCCGGCCGCCGGTACGGGTACGCGGGCGGCCTCACCGCCCGGCCGGCCCCGTACGGCCGTCGTCGCCGCCCTGATGCTGACCATGGGGCTCGTCGCCCTCGACGGCGCCGTCGTCGCCACCGCCGTCCCCCAGATCGTCGGCGACCTCGGCGGCTTCGCCGTCTTCTCCTGGATCTTCTCGGGCTACATCCTGGCCGGAACCGTCACCCTGCCCGTCTACGGCAAGCTCTCCGACACCTACGGCCGCAAGCCCGTCCTGCTCCTCGGCATCAGCCTCTTCCTGCTCGGCTCGCTGCTGTGCGCGGCCGCCTGGAGCATGGCCGCCCTCATCGCCTTCCGGATCCTCCAGGGCCTCGGCGGCGGCGCCCTGCAGGGGACCGTCCAGACCCTGGCCGCCGACCTCTACCCGCTCAAGGACCGGCCGCGCATCCAGGCCCGGATGTCCGTGGTCTGGGCCACCTCGGCACTGGCCGGCCCCGCGCTCGGCGGGCTGATCGCCACGTACACCGACTGGCGCTGGATCTTCCTGATCAACCTGCCGCTGGCCGCCGCCGCCCTGTGGATCATCGGCCGCCACCTGGTCGAGCCCACCCGGGCCCCCGGCCGTACCGGCCCCGTCGACTGGGCGGGAGCCCTCGCCGTCTTCGCCTGCGGCGGGCTGCTCCTCTTCGCGCTGGTCCAGGGCGGGGTCGCCTGGCCCTGGCTGTCGGCGCCCTCGCTGGGACTGTTCGCCGCCTCCGTCGCACTCGGCGTGCTGGTCGTCTGGATCGAGCGCCGGGCCGAGCAGCCCATCCTGCCCGGCTGGGTGTGGCGCCGGCGCACCATCGCCGCCGTCAACCTGGCCATGGCCGGGCTCGGCCTGCTGATGGTCGCCCCGATGCTGTTCATGCCGACGTACGCCCAGTCCGTACTCGGCCTCGGCCCCACCGGCGCCGGCCTGGTCACCTCCGCGATGACCCTGAGCTGGCCGATCAGCGCCGCCCTCGCCCAGCACGTCTACCGGCGCATCGGCTTCCGCAACACCGCCGCCACCGGGGTCGCCCTGGCCGCCCTCATCCTCGGCTCCTTCACCCTGCTCCCCTACCCCGCCCCGGTCTGGCAGCCCGTACTGATCATGCTGCTGCTGGGCGGGGCCCTCGGCCTCTTCCAGCTCCCGCTGATCGTCGGGGTCCAGTCCACGGTGGGCTGGGAGGAGCGCGGAACCACGACGGCCTCGGTGCTGTTCTGCCGCAACGTCGGGCAGAGCGTCGGAGCGGCGCTGCTGGGGGCCGTGGCCAACGCCACCATCGCCGACCGGCTGGCACAGGCCCCGGTGCCCGGGCTCCCCGCGACCCTGGACGACGTGTCCAGGGCCCTGACCCACCCCGGCCTCCTCTCCCCGGAAGCCGGCGAGTACCTGCGCCGGGCCGTGGCCGCCGCCGGGGACCACATCTTCCTCGGCGCGACCCTGGCGGCGGCCGCGTCGGCGCTGGTGCTGCTGCTGGTGGCGCCGCGGCGGTTCCCCGTACTGCCGGAGCAGCGGGAGGGCTGA
- a CDS encoding ABC transporter ATP-binding protein, with product MTETRHGGTGGHEAVAARARKVVKAYGSGETRVVALDAVDVDIRRGQFTAIMGPSGSGKSTLMHCLAGLDTVTSGQIFLDDTEITGLKDKKLTQLRRDRIGFIFQAFNLLPTLNALENITLPMDIAGRKADAQWLNRVVETVGLAGRLKHRPTELSGGQQQRVAVARALASRPQIIFGDEPTGNLDSRAGAEVLGFLRRSVNELGQTIVMVTHDPVAASYADRVIFLADGRIVDEMHTPTADQVLDRMKDFDARGRTS from the coding sequence ATGACCGAAACCAGGCACGGGGGTACTGGAGGGCATGAGGCCGTCGCGGCGCGGGCGCGGAAGGTCGTCAAGGCCTACGGCTCCGGCGAGACGCGGGTCGTCGCCCTCGACGCGGTGGACGTGGACATCCGGCGCGGCCAGTTCACCGCGATCATGGGGCCCTCGGGCTCCGGCAAGTCCACGCTGATGCACTGCCTGGCCGGTCTGGACACGGTCACGAGCGGCCAGATCTTCCTGGACGACACCGAGATCACCGGTCTGAAGGACAAGAAGCTCACGCAGCTGCGCCGGGACCGGATCGGCTTCATCTTCCAGGCCTTCAACCTGCTGCCGACGCTCAACGCCCTGGAGAACATCACGCTCCCCATGGACATCGCCGGCCGCAAGGCCGACGCCCAGTGGCTGAACCGGGTCGTGGAGACCGTGGGTCTGGCGGGCCGCCTCAAGCACCGTCCGACCGAGCTCTCCGGCGGCCAGCAGCAGCGCGTGGCGGTCGCCCGCGCCCTGGCTTCCCGGCCCCAGATCATCTTCGGCGACGAGCCCACCGGAAACCTCGACTCCCGGGCCGGCGCGGAGGTCCTCGGATTCCTGCGCCGTTCGGTGAACGAGCTGGGCCAGACCATCGTCATGGTCACCCACGACCCGGTCGCCGCCTCCTACGCGGACCGCGTCATCTTCCTCGCGGACGGCCGGATCGTGGACGAGATGCACACGCCCACCGCCGACCAGGTCCTGGACCGCATGAAGGACTTCGACGCCCGTGGGCGGACGTCATGA
- a CDS encoding ABC transporter permease has product MTVMKTARRNFFAHKGRMALSAVAVLLSVAFVCGTLVFTDTMNTTFDKLFAVTNSNVTVTPKEAENSGETPDTGKPQALAASVVEQVKKAEGVKSVEGGVSSMAVTVVNSKNENLGSTTGAPTFAGNWTENELRSMKIIEGQAPRGPTDVMIDADTAKKHHLVLGDDIRTIAVTGDIRSKITGIAAFTVTNPGATVVYFDTATSQQKLLGAPDAFTHLNVTAKDGVSDAQLKQNVASVLGADTYTLQTAKEAADANRKNMDFLDIMKWVMLGFAAIAFLVGIFLIFNTFSMLVAQRTREIGLMRAIGANSGQVLKSVVIEAFLLGVVGSLLGVAAGIGLAIGLMELMSGLGMSLSTEDLTIAWTTPVIGIVLGVVVTVVSAFIPARRAGKVSPMAALRESGTPGDKKAGRIRAALGIGLTGIGAAALYLAGTADAAGTGAQWLGLGVLFTLIGFIVIGPLLASVVVRALSAPVLRPFGSIGRLAERNALRNPRRTGATAAALMIGLALVACLSVVGSSMVASATDELDKSVGADFIVQSQTGQPVVPQAEEALRATQGLAHVTAYRDVDAKITAPDGTTEMDGLGVQDPTYAQDVRRKTIAGEHADAYKPGSMSVGSEYATKHRVKLGDELTVAFTGGKTVKLKVAAITSDEGNLDKGMKYVSTAVAEANLPADKLPRPFMVLATAKDGQDDAAYAAVKSALAEYPQYQVLNQTDYKQALKDQVGQLLNVVYALLALAIIVAVLGVVNTLALSVVERTREIGLMRAIGLSRRQLRRMIRLESVVIALFGALLGLGLGMGWGATAHQLLALQGMKILEIPWPTILGVFAGSALVGLLAALVPAFRAGRMNVLNAIASE; this is encoded by the coding sequence ATGACCGTCATGAAGACCGCGCGGCGCAACTTCTTCGCGCACAAGGGGCGGATGGCGCTCTCCGCCGTGGCCGTCCTGCTCTCCGTCGCCTTCGTCTGCGGGACGCTGGTGTTCACGGACACCATGAACACCACCTTCGACAAGCTGTTCGCGGTCACCAACTCCAATGTCACGGTCACCCCGAAGGAGGCCGAGAACAGCGGGGAGACCCCCGACACCGGCAAGCCGCAGGCGCTGGCCGCCTCGGTCGTCGAGCAGGTCAAGAAGGCCGAGGGCGTGAAGTCCGTCGAGGGCGGCGTGTCCTCGATGGCGGTCACCGTCGTCAACTCCAAGAACGAGAACCTCGGCTCGACCACCGGAGCCCCGACCTTCGCGGGCAACTGGACCGAGAACGAACTGCGCTCGATGAAGATCATCGAGGGGCAGGCCCCGCGAGGCCCCACCGACGTGATGATCGACGCCGACACCGCGAAGAAGCACCACCTGGTGCTCGGTGACGACATCCGCACCATCGCCGTCACCGGCGACATCCGGTCCAAGATCACCGGTATCGCCGCCTTCACCGTGACCAACCCCGGCGCGACCGTCGTCTACTTCGACACCGCCACCTCGCAGCAGAAGCTGCTCGGCGCCCCGGACGCCTTCACGCACCTGAACGTCACCGCCAAGGACGGGGTGAGCGACGCCCAGCTCAAGCAGAACGTCGCTTCGGTCCTCGGCGCCGACACCTACACGCTGCAGACCGCCAAGGAAGCCGCGGACGCCAACCGCAAGAACATGGACTTCCTCGACATCATGAAGTGGGTGATGCTCGGCTTCGCCGCGATCGCCTTCCTCGTCGGAATCTTCCTGATCTTCAACACCTTCTCGATGCTGGTCGCCCAGCGCACCCGGGAGATCGGCCTGATGCGGGCCATCGGCGCCAACAGCGGCCAGGTCCTCAAGTCGGTGGTCATCGAGGCCTTCCTGCTCGGCGTGGTCGGTTCCCTCCTCGGCGTCGCCGCCGGAATCGGCCTGGCCATCGGCCTGATGGAGCTCATGAGCGGGCTCGGCATGAGCCTGTCCACCGAGGACCTGACCATCGCCTGGACCACCCCGGTCATCGGCATCGTCCTCGGCGTCGTCGTCACCGTCGTCTCCGCCTTCATACCGGCCCGCCGGGCCGGCAAGGTCTCCCCGATGGCCGCCCTGCGCGAGTCGGGCACCCCGGGCGACAAGAAGGCCGGCCGGATCCGCGCCGCCCTGGGCATCGGCCTCACCGGAATCGGCGCCGCGGCCCTGTACCTCGCGGGGACGGCCGACGCCGCCGGCACCGGAGCGCAGTGGCTCGGTCTGGGCGTGCTGTTCACCCTCATCGGCTTCATCGTGATCGGCCCGCTCCTCGCGAGCGTCGTGGTCCGGGCCCTGTCCGCTCCGGTGCTGCGGCCCTTCGGCTCCATAGGCCGCCTCGCCGAGCGCAACGCGCTGCGCAACCCGCGCCGCACCGGTGCCACCGCCGCCGCGCTGATGATCGGCCTCGCGCTGGTCGCCTGCCTGTCGGTGGTCGGCTCCTCGATGGTGGCCTCGGCCACCGACGAGCTCGACAAGTCGGTCGGGGCGGACTTCATCGTCCAGTCCCAGACCGGGCAGCCGGTCGTACCGCAGGCCGAGGAAGCACTGCGGGCGACGCAGGGCCTGGCGCACGTCACCGCCTACCGGGACGTCGATGCCAAGATCACCGCCCCCGACGGCACCACCGAGATGGACGGACTCGGGGTCCAGGACCCCACGTACGCCCAGGACGTGCGCCGCAAGACGATCGCCGGCGAGCACGCGGACGCGTACAAGCCGGGCTCGATGTCGGTGGGCTCCGAATACGCGACCAAGCACCGGGTCAAGCTCGGTGACGAGCTGACGGTCGCCTTCACCGGCGGCAAGACCGTCAAGCTCAAGGTCGCGGCGATCACCAGCGACGAGGGCAACCTCGACAAGGGCATGAAGTACGTCAGCACGGCAGTCGCCGAGGCGAACCTGCCGGCCGACAAGCTGCCCCGGCCGTTCATGGTGCTGGCCACCGCGAAGGACGGCCAGGACGACGCCGCCTACGCGGCGGTCAAGTCGGCGCTGGCCGAGTACCCGCAGTACCAGGTGCTCAACCAGACGGACTACAAGCAGGCGCTCAAGGACCAGGTCGGCCAGCTGCTGAACGTGGTCTACGCCCTCCTCGCCCTCGCGATCATCGTCGCGGTCCTGGGCGTGGTGAACACCCTGGCCCTCTCGGTGGTCGAGCGGACCCGCGAGATCGGCCTGATGCGCGCCATCGGCCTCTCCCGCCGCCAGCTGCGCCGCATGATCCGCCTGGAGTCGGTGGTCATCGCCCTCTTCGGCGCCCTGCTCGGCCTCGGCCTGGGCATGGGCTGGGGCGCCACCGCCCACCAGCTCCTCGCACTGCAGGGCATGAAGATCCTCGAGATCCCGTGGCCCACCATCCTCGGCGTGTTCGCCGGCTCCGCCCTGGTCGGCCTGCTGGCCGCACTGGTCCCCGCCTTCCGGGCGGGCCGGATGAACGTCCTGAACGCGATCGCCAGCGAGTAA
- the mfd gene encoding transcription-repair coupling factor has translation MSLHGLLDAVTRDPALAEALTAAGDGNRMHVDLVGPAAARPFAIAALAARTGRTVLAVTATGREAEDLAAALRSMLNPDEVAEYPSWETLPHERLSPRSDTVGRRIAVLRRLAHPSKDDPAAGPVSVVVAPIRSVLQPQVKGLGDLVPVSLRQGESVDLGAVTQALAAAAYSRVELVEKRGEFAVRGGILDVFPPTEEHPLRVEFWGDEVEEIRYFKVADQRSLEIAEHGLWAPPCRELLLTDQVRERAAALAELHPELGELLHKIAEGIAVEGMESLAPVLVDDMELLIDVLPAGSMAVVCDPERVRTRASDLVATSQEFLMASWAATAGGGEAPIDVGAASLRGIADVREHARELGMMWWSVSPFAADEDAAIGRDTLSLGMHAPEAYRGDTARALADTKAWLADGWRTVFLTEGHGPAARTVEVLGGEGIAARLEADVTVLEPSLVHVSCGSLDNGFVDPVLKLAVLTETDLTGQRTATKDLGRMPTRRRKTIDPLTLEVGDYIVHEQHGVGRYIEMVQRTVQGATREYLLVEYAPAKRGQPGDRLYIPTDQLEQVTKYVGGEAPTLHRLGGADWTKTKARAKKAVKEIAADLIKLYSARMAAPGHTFGPDTPWQRELEDAFPYAETPDQLTTIAEVKEDMEKSVPMDRLICGDVGYGKTEIAVRAAFKAVQDGKQVAVLVPTTLLVQQHFGTFSERYAQFPVKVKALSRFQSDTESKATLEGLREGSVDIVIGTHRLFSQETKFKDLGLVIVDEEQRFGVEHKEQLKKLRANVDVLTMSATPIPRTLEMAVTGIREMSTITTPPEERHPVLTFVGPYEEKQIGAAIRRELLREGQCFYIHNRVESIDRAAAKLREIVPEARIATAHGQMSEQALEQVVVDFWEKKFDVLVSTTIVESGIDISNANTLIVERGDNFGLSQLHQLRGRVGRGRERGYAYFLYPPEKPLTETAHERLATIAQHTEMGAGMYVAMKDLEIRGAGNLLGGEQSGHIAGVGFDLYIRMVGEAVADYRSAVDGGVEEEPPLEVKIELPVDAHVPHDYAPGERLRLQAYRSIAAANSEEDVKAVREELTDRYGKLPEPVENLLLVAGLRMLSRACGVGDITLQGPNIRFGPVELRESQELRLKRLYPGSVIKPAASQVLVPRPKTARVGGKPLVGRELLGWTGEFLATILGS, from the coding sequence ATGAGCCTGCACGGACTGCTCGACGCCGTCACCCGGGACCCCGCACTCGCAGAGGCGCTCACCGCGGCCGGGGACGGCAACCGCATGCACGTGGACCTCGTCGGCCCGGCCGCCGCGCGGCCCTTCGCCATCGCCGCGCTGGCCGCCCGCACCGGGCGCACCGTGCTCGCCGTCACCGCCACCGGGCGGGAGGCGGAGGACCTGGCCGCCGCACTGCGCTCGATGCTCAACCCCGACGAGGTCGCGGAGTACCCGTCCTGGGAGACGCTCCCGCACGAACGCCTGAGCCCGCGCAGCGACACCGTCGGCCGCCGCATCGCCGTACTGCGCCGCCTCGCGCACCCGAGCAAGGACGACCCCGCCGCGGGCCCGGTCTCCGTGGTCGTCGCACCGATCCGGTCCGTGCTCCAGCCGCAGGTCAAGGGGCTCGGAGACCTGGTCCCGGTGAGCCTGCGCCAGGGCGAGAGCGTGGACCTCGGCGCGGTGACGCAGGCACTGGCCGCCGCCGCGTACTCCCGTGTGGAGCTCGTCGAGAAGCGCGGCGAGTTCGCGGTCCGCGGCGGCATCCTCGACGTGTTCCCGCCCACCGAGGAGCACCCGCTGCGCGTGGAGTTCTGGGGCGACGAGGTCGAGGAGATCCGTTACTTCAAGGTCGCCGACCAGCGCTCCCTGGAGATCGCCGAGCACGGCCTGTGGGCCCCGCCCTGCCGGGAGCTGCTCCTCACGGACCAGGTGCGCGAGCGCGCCGCGGCCCTCGCCGAGCTCCACCCCGAGCTCGGGGAGCTGCTGCACAAGATCGCCGAGGGGATCGCCGTCGAGGGCATGGAGTCCCTGGCCCCCGTCCTGGTCGACGACATGGAGCTGCTGATCGACGTACTGCCGGCCGGTTCGATGGCCGTCGTGTGCGACCCGGAGCGGGTGCGGACGCGGGCCTCCGACCTGGTGGCGACCTCGCAGGAGTTCCTGATGGCCTCCTGGGCCGCCACCGCCGGCGGTGGCGAGGCCCCCATCGACGTGGGCGCGGCCTCGCTCCGCGGGATCGCCGACGTACGAGAGCACGCGCGCGAGCTCGGCATGATGTGGTGGTCGGTGTCCCCGTTCGCCGCCGACGAGGACGCAGCGATCGGCCGCGACACCCTCTCCCTCGGCATGCACGCCCCCGAGGCCTACCGCGGCGACACCGCCCGCGCGCTCGCCGACACCAAGGCCTGGCTCGCCGACGGCTGGCGCACCGTCTTCCTCACCGAGGGCCACGGCCCGGCCGCCCGTACCGTCGAGGTGCTCGGCGGCGAGGGCATCGCGGCCCGCCTGGAGGCGGACGTCACCGTCCTGGAGCCCTCGCTGGTCCACGTCTCGTGCGGCTCCCTCGACAACGGCTTCGTCGACCCGGTCCTCAAGCTCGCCGTCCTCACCGAGACCGACCTGACCGGCCAGCGCACCGCCACCAAGGACCTCGGCCGGATGCCGACCCGGCGCCGCAAGACGATCGACCCCCTGACCCTGGAGGTCGGCGACTACATCGTCCACGAGCAGCACGGCGTCGGCCGCTACATCGAGATGGTGCAGCGCACCGTGCAGGGCGCCACCCGCGAGTACCTGCTCGTCGAGTACGCGCCGGCCAAGCGCGGCCAGCCCGGCGACCGCCTCTACATCCCCACCGACCAGCTGGAGCAGGTCACCAAGTACGTCGGCGGCGAGGCCCCGACCCTGCACCGGCTCGGCGGCGCCGACTGGACCAAGACCAAGGCGCGCGCCAAGAAGGCGGTCAAGGAGATCGCCGCCGACCTGATCAAGCTCTACAGCGCCCGCATGGCGGCCCCCGGCCACACCTTCGGCCCCGACACCCCCTGGCAGCGCGAGCTGGAGGACGCCTTCCCGTACGCGGAGACCCCCGACCAGCTCACCACCATCGCCGAGGTCAAGGAGGACATGGAGAAGTCGGTCCCCATGGACCGCCTGATCTGTGGCGACGTCGGCTACGGAAAGACCGAGATCGCGGTGCGCGCCGCCTTCAAGGCCGTCCAGGACGGCAAGCAGGTCGCCGTCCTCGTCCCGACCACGCTGCTGGTGCAGCAGCACTTCGGCACCTTCTCCGAGCGGTACGCGCAGTTCCCCGTCAAGGTGAAGGCGCTGTCCCGCTTCCAGAGCGACACCGAGTCCAAGGCGACGCTGGAGGGCCTGCGCGAGGGCTCCGTCGACATCGTCATCGGCACGCACCGGCTGTTCTCGCAGGAGACCAAGTTCAAGGACCTGGGCCTGGTCATCGTCGACGAGGAGCAGCGGTTCGGCGTCGAGCACAAGGAGCAGCTCAAGAAGCTGCGCGCCAACGTCGACGTGCTGACGATGTCCGCGACCCCCATCCCGCGCACCCTGGAGATGGCGGTGACCGGCATCCGCGAGATGTCCACGATCACCACCCCGCCCGAGGAGCGCCACCCGGTCCTGACCTTCGTCGGCCCTTACGAGGAGAAGCAGATCGGCGCCGCGATCCGCCGCGAGCTGCTCCGCGAGGGCCAGTGCTTCTACATCCACAACCGGGTCGAGTCCATCGACCGGGCGGCCGCCAAGCTCCGCGAGATCGTGCCCGAGGCGCGCATCGCGACGGCGCACGGCCAGATGTCCGAACAGGCCCTGGAGCAGGTCGTGGTGGACTTCTGGGAGAAGAAGTTCGACGTCCTGGTCTCCACGACGATCGTCGAGTCCGGCATCGACATCTCCAACGCCAACACCCTCATCGTCGAGCGCGGCGACAACTTCGGCCTCTCCCAGCTCCACCAGCTGCGCGGCCGCGTGGGCCGTGGCCGCGAGCGCGGGTACGCGTACTTCCTGTACCCGCCGGAGAAGCCGCTGACCGAGACCGCGCACGAGCGGCTCGCGACGATCGCCCAGCACACCGAGATGGGCGCGGGCATGTACGTGGCGATGAAGGACCTGGAGATCCGCGGCGCGGGCAACCTGCTCGGCGGCGAGCAGTCCGGGCACATCGCGGGCGTCGGCTTCGACCTCTACATCCGGATGGTCGGCGAGGCCGTGGCCGACTACCGCTCGGCCGTGGACGGCGGAGTCGAGGAGGAGCCGCCGCTGGAGGTCAAGATCGAGCTGCCGGTCGACGCGCACGTCCCGCACGACTACGCGCCGGGCGAGCGGCTGCGCCTCCAGGCGTACCGGTCCATCGCGGCGGCCAACTCCGAGGAGGACGTCAAGGCGGTCCGCGAGGAACTCACCGACCGCTACGGCAAGCTGCCGGAGCCGGTGGAGAACCTGCTGCTGGTGGCCGGACTGCGGATGCTCTCCCGCGCCTGCGGGGTCGGAGACATCACCCTCCAGGGCCCCAACATCCGCTTCGGGCCGGTGGAGCTGCGCGAATCGCAGGAGCTGCGGCTGAAGCGGCTCTACCCGGGTTCGGTGATCAAGCCGGCCGCCTCGCAGGTGCTGGTGCCGCGGCCCAAGACGGCCCGGGTGGGCGGGAAGCCGCTGGTCGGGCGGGAACTGCTGGGCTGGACCGGGGAGTTCCTCGCCACGATCCTCGGCTCGTAA
- a CDS encoding Rv0909 family putative TA system antitoxin gives MGIFDRFKDKGKDISDNLEQEVNEKTGNKYADQVDKAQQQMEEKLGIDDDPNK, from the coding sequence ATGGGGATTTTCGACAGGTTCAAGGACAAGGGCAAGGACATCTCGGACAACCTCGAACAAGAGGTCAACGAGAAGACCGGCAACAAGTACGCCGACCAAGTCGACAAGGCCCAACAGCAGATGGAAGAGAAGCTCGGCATCGACGACGACCCGAACAAGTAA